The Mercurialis annua linkage group LG2, ddMerAnnu1.2, whole genome shotgun sequence genome contains a region encoding:
- the LOC126669046 gene encoding aspartyl protease family protein At5g10770-like: protein MATSIVSYLLNLWLLIFLSKNVNSAFDGRKIAQHNTNLQFIHTIQVTIFLPLPHCKHSTKAGKENKALLKVVHKHGPCSKLNQENANAPNLKDVLLEDQFRVDSIRSKLEAGRSDAKQTDGVKLPAENGRSLGSGNYVVSIGLGSPEQEVPLIFDTGSDLTWARCKVDQSLNPSNSTSYVNVTCSSTICNSLNSATGNPLRCASSTCVYQIQYGDGSFSVGFLATEKLTIASTDVFNNFYFGCGQNNQGLFGKTAGLLGLGRDKLSVVSQTASKYNKLFSYCLPASSSSTGFLSFGSSQSTSAKFTPLSSSASSFYNLDMTGISVFGDKLDIPASVFANSGTIIDSGTVITRLPPTAYSALRSAFRQAMATYPMAEPFSILDTCYDLSNYTTVKVPKIVLHFNGGVDVDVDKSGIFVASGVKQVCLGFAGNGDDGQLAIFGNTQQKNLEVVYDVGGDKVGFAPSTCSS, encoded by the exons ATGGCTACCTCCATTGTCTCTTATCTTCTAAATCTATGGCTTCTCATATTTTTGTCCAAAAATGTCAACTCTGCATTTGATGGAAGAAAAATTGCTCAACACAACACCAATCTTCAATTTATCCACACCATTCAAGTCACCATTTTTCTTCCACTACCTCACTGCAAACACTCTACCAAAG CTGGGAAGGAAAATAAGGCATTATTGAAGGTAGTCCACAAGCACGGTCCGTGCTCCAAATTAAATCAAGAAAATGCAAATGCTCCAAATCTGAAGGACGTTCTACTTGAGGATCAATTCCGAGTTGATTCGATCCGATCAAAGCTCGAGGCTGGTCGGAGCGATGCGAAGCAGACAGACGGTGTGAAGCTTCCGGCTGAGAACGGGCGGTCACTTGGCTCAGGGAATTATGTTGTGAGCATTGGACTGGGTTCTCCTGAGCAAGAAGTGCCGCTTATTTTTGACACTGGAAGTGACCTTACTTGGGCTCGATGTAAAGTTGATCAATCTTTGAATCCATCGAACTCCACTTCCTATGTCAACGTTACTTGCTCCTCGACCATTTGTAATTCCCTTAATTCCGCTACAG GTAATCCTTTAAGATGTGCAAGCTCAACATGCGTCTACCAAATTCAATACGGCGACGGATCATTCTCAGTTGGGTTCCTAGCCACAGAAAAGCTCACCATAGCATCAACAGACGTATTCAACAATTTCTACTTCGGCTGCGGCCAAAACAACCAAGGCCTGTTCGGAAAAACCGCCGGATTACTTGGTCTCGGCAGAGATAAACTCTCCGTCGTCTCACAAACCGCTTCAAAATACAACAAACTCTTCTCCTATTGCCTTCCCGCTTCATCAAGCTCAACAGGTTTCCTATCGTTCGGCTCTTCACAGTCCACATCCGCCAAATTTACACCATTATCCTCCTCCGCCTCCAGCTTCTATAACCTGGACATGACCGGAATTTCCGTTTTCGGCGACAAGCTGGATATTCCGGCATCGGTGTTTGCAAATTCAGGCACTATCATCGATTCCGGCACCGTCATCACGCGGCTGCCGCCAACAGCTTACTCTGCTCTCCGGTCAGCGTTCAGACAGGCGATGGCTACGTATCCAATGGCGGAACCGTTCTCTATACTGGATACTTGCTATGACTTGAGTAACTATACGACTGTAAAGGTGCCTAAAATAGTGCTTCATTTTAACGGAGGCGTTGACGTGGATGTAGATAAGTCAGGTATTTTTGTGGCAAGTGGAGTAAAGCAAGTGTGTCTGGGGTTTGCCGGTAACGGCGATGACGGCCAATTAGCAATATTTGGAAATACACAGCAGAAAAATTTGGAAGTTGTGTATGATGTGGGTGGTGATAAAGTTGGGTTTGCTCCTTCAACTTGTAGTAGttga